From Desulfovibrio oxyclinae DSM 11498, the proteins below share one genomic window:
- the uxx1 gene encoding UXX-star selenoprotein family 1, whose amino-acid sequence MNQDIIIYGKRTCPHTHKALSAHREAIFHDIQLNPEKLDEMLSLNGGVKRIPTIVQDGEVSIGYNRGS is encoded by the coding sequence ATGAATCAGGACATCATCATTTACGGCAAGCGCACCTGCCCGCATACACACAAGGCGTTGAGCGCGCATCGCGAGGCGATCTTTCACGATATCCAACTCAATCCCGAAAAGCTGGACGAGATGCTCTCCCTCAACGGCGGAGTCAAACGCATTCCTACCATTGTTCAGGATGGCGAAGTGAGCATCGGCTACAACCGAGGCTCCTGA
- the moaC gene encoding cyclic pyranopterin monophosphate synthase MoaC — protein sequence MSDRFSHMDADGNARMVDVSAKDNTKRTAIVRCRVLLNSNTFDLLVRDALPKGDVLTTAKIAGIMAAKQTHALIPMCHPLPVSYADVRFEVDEAGHAVGIEAEVRTTGKTGVEMEALVAAQIAAATIYDMCKAVQKDIEITDCRLIYKSGGKSGEFRND from the coding sequence ATGAGCGACCGCTTCTCCCACATGGATGCCGACGGCAATGCCCGCATGGTCGATGTTTCGGCCAAGGACAACACCAAGCGTACCGCAATTGTCCGGTGCCGGGTGCTGCTTAATTCGAACACCTTCGACCTTTTGGTGCGTGACGCGCTGCCCAAGGGTGACGTGCTCACCACTGCAAAAATCGCCGGAATCATGGCCGCCAAGCAGACCCATGCGCTCATTCCCATGTGCCACCCCCTGCCGGTGAGCTATGCAGACGTTCGCTTCGAGGTGGATGAAGCCGGCCATGCGGTGGGCATCGAAGCCGAGGTGCGTACGACAGGCAAGACCGGTGTGGAGATGGAAGCGCTGGTTGCGGCTCAGATTGCCGCCGCCACCATTTACGACATGTGCAAGGCCGTACAGAAGGATATCGAGATTACCGACTGTCGGCTGATATACAAGTCCGGGGGGAAGTCCGGAGAGTTCCGTAACGACTGA